From a region of the Cucumis sativus cultivar 9930 chromosome 6, Cucumber_9930_V3, whole genome shotgun sequence genome:
- the LOC101210127 gene encoding serine/threonine-protein phosphatase PP2A catalytic subunit: MPSHADLDRQIEHLMECKPLSEAEVKTLCDQARTILVEEWNVQPVKCPVTVCGDIHGQFYDLVELFRIGGNAPDTNYLFMGDYVDRGYYSVETVTLLVALKVRYRDRITILRGNHESRQITQVYGFYDECLRKYGNANVWKHFTDLFDYLPLTALIESQVFCLHGGLSPSLDTLDNIRALDRIQEVPHEGPMCDLLWSDPDDRCGWGISPRGAGYTFGQDIATQFNHTNGLTLISRAHQLVMEGYNWCQDKNVVTVFSAPNYCYRCGNMAAILEIGENMDQNFLQFDPAPRQIEPDTTRKTPDYFL, from the exons ATGCCCTCTCACGCGGATCTGGACCGTCAGATCGAGCATCTGATGGAGTGTAAGCCTCTTTCCGAGGCTGAGGTTAAGACTCTTTGTGATCAGGCTAGGACCATTTTGGTTGAGGAATGGAACGTTCAGCCGGTCAAGTGCCCCGTCACTGTTTGTGGGGATATTCACGGCCAGTTTTATGATCTCGTTGAACTTTTTCGGATAGGAGGGAATGCTCCTGATACTAATTATCTCTTCATGGGTGATTATGTTG ACCGTGGATACTATTCTGTGGAGACTGTTACACTTCTAGTGGCTCTAAAAGTTCGTTATAGAGATAGAATTACAATCTTGAGGGGAAATCATGAGAGCAGGCAGATAACTCAAGT TTATGGATTCTATGACGAGTGTTTGAGAAAATATGGAAATGCAAATGTCTGGAAGCACTTCACCGACCTCTTTGATTATTTACCTCTTACAGCTCTAATTGAGAGCCAG GTTTTTTGTTTGCATGGAGGACTTTCTCCATCTTTGGATACCTTGGATAACATCAGAGCTTTGGACCGAATTCAAGAG gTTCCACATGAGGGACCGATGTGTGATCTCTTATGGTCTGACCCTGATGACCGCTGTGGTTGGGGAATATCTCCGCGTGGTGCTGGATATACTTTTGGGCAGGACATTGCGACTCAATTTAACCACACGAATGGGCTAACGCTGATATCAAGAGCCCACCAGCTTGTAATGGAGGGATACAATTGGTGTCAG GACAAGAATGTGGTGACTGTTTTTAGTGCTCCAAATTATTGTTATCGATGTGGGAATATGGCTGCAATCCTTGAGATTGGGGAGAATAtggatcaaaattttcttcagTTTGACCCTGCACCTAGGCAAATCGAACCTGATACCACACGCAAGACCCCCgattattttttgtaa
- the LOC101209880 gene encoding uncharacterized protein LOC101209880, translating to MTCYCSSCKFGSLLLMAFIWLLLANGSCQRKEPVVVGKVTTATGDEISGISKETTVAVGGGRGGKVVDHPEWHLNYMSKRRVPNGPDPIHNRRAGNSGRPPGKA from the exons ATGACTTGTTATTGTTCTTCTTGTAAGTTTGGTTCACTTCTCCTTATGGCTTTTATTTGGCTTTTGTTGGCAAATGGTTCGTGTCAAAGGAAAGAACCCGTCGTGGTGGGGAAGGTGACGACAGCGACGGGAGATGAAATTAGTGGAATTTCCAAAGAGACGACAGTGGCAGTCGGCGGCGGTCGTGGCGGAAAGGTTGTTGATCATCCAGAATGGCATCTCAACTACATGAGCAAAAGAAGAGTTCCTAATGGTCCTGATCCAATTCATAATCG gAGAGCAGGAAACTCTGGAAGACCACCAGGCAAGGCTTAG
- the LOC101219585 gene encoding phytochrome A, producing MSSTSRPSQASRNTAGGSSSSSQSRHSSRILTQTSIDAKLQSHFEQSGSSFDYSTSIHLTNNPTAAPPATTTTAYLQQIQISNLIQPFGCLLALHPTTLKLIAFSQNAPEMLTTVAHTVPDGDNHPLLAIGTDLRGIFTAPTATALLKALAFPDVTLLNPILVHSKSSGKPFYAILHRVTGSLIIDFEPLKPDQVPVTAAGALQSYKLAAKAITRLQALPSGSLVRLCDTMVQEVFELTGYDRVMAYKFHDDDHGEVFSEVTKPGLEPYLGLHYPATDIPQAARFLFMKNKVRMIVDCRAKHVKVIQDQNLDFDLTLCGSTLRAPHCCHLQYMENMDSIASLVMAIVVNEEEEEENFDQSNNNDASLQKHKRKRLWGLVVCHNTTPRFVPFPLRYACEFLAQVFAIHVNKELELENQILEKNILRTQTLLCDMLMRDAPLGIVSRTPNIMDLVKSDGAALLYNNKVWRLGITPTDFHLQDIASWILEYHMDSTGLSTDSLYDAGYPGALALGDVVCGMAAVRISSNDMIFWFRSHTASEIRWGGAKHEPGEKDDGRKMHPRSSFKAFLEVVKTRSLPWKDFEMDAIHSLQLILRNTFKDRDDHMSEIHRKSIQTTLSDLKILDGRQELESVTSEMVRLIETATVPILAVDVDGLVNGWNSKIAELTGLSVDKAIGKNLLTLVKDSSVEIVKKMLVLALQGQEEKNVQFEIKTHNVDINSGSISLIVNACASKDLSENVVGVCFVAQDITCQKIVMDKFTKLQGDYKAIVQNPNPLIPPIFGLDEFGWCTEWNLAMTKLSGWSRESVVNKMLLGEVFGTQLNNSSSCCCQLKNQEAFVNLGIVLNNAMSGQDPEKNISFGFYGRNGMFVECLLCVNKILDRDGAVIGVFCFLQLASQELQQALSIQKLCERTASNRLKALGYMKRQIQNPLCGIIFSRKMLQQTQLGVEQKQLLINSVNCQRQISKVLDESHDLDHIIQGVIELEMVEFSLYEVLVVAISQVMMKSKGKGIQIENEVGEEIMCETLYGDNLRVQQIMADFLLISVHYAPTGGQLMLSTTFTNKDHFRNSLHLLHLEFRITYVGGGIPESLLNEMFGNDNMDHEDSSEEGYSLFISRKLVKMMNGDVRYVREAAKSTFIITLQLAAAAHK from the exons atgtcatCAACAAGTAGACCAAGCCAAGCTTCCAGGAACACCGCAGGAGGatcctcttcttcctcacAATCAAGACACAGCTCCAGAATCCTCACTCAAACCTCCATAGATGCAAAGCTTCAATCCCACTTTGAGCAATCCGGTTCTTCCTTCGACTACTCCACGTCAATCCATCTCACCAACAACCCAACTGCCGCACCGCCTGCCACCACCACCACAGCATACCTTCAACAAATCCAAATATCCAACCTCATCCAACCCTTTGGCTGCCTCTTAGCCCTCCACCCCACCACCCTCAAACTCATTGCCTTCAGCCAAAATGCTCCCGAAATGCTCACCACCGTCGCTCACACCGTCCCTGACGGCGACAACCACCCCCTCCTCGCCATTGGCACCGACCTCCGAGGCATCTTCACCGCCCCCACTGCCACCGCCCTCCTCAAGGCCCTTGCCTTCCCCGACGTCACCCTCCTCAACCCTATTCTCGTCCACTCCAAGTCCTCAGGGAAGCCCTTTTACGCCATTCTCCATCGCGTCACCGGTAGCCTTATCATCGACTTTGAACCTCTCAAACCCGACCAAGTCCCCGTCACTGCTGCAGGAGCTCTTCAATCCTATAAGCTCGCGGCCAAAGCCATCACTCGTCTCCAGGCTCTCCCCAGTGGGAGCCTGGTTAGACTGTGTGACACTATGGTTCAAGAAGTGTTTGAGTTGACGGGTTACGATAGAGTGATGGCTTATAAGTTTCATGATGATGATCATGGAGAGGTTTTTTCCGAGGTTACAAAGCCTGGCCTCGAACCTTATCTTGGTTTGCATTATCCAGCCACTGACATTCCTCAGGCTGCAAGATTTTTGTTCATGAAGAACAAGGTTAGAATGATTGTGGATTGTAGAGCCAAACATGTGAAGGTCATTCAAGATCAAAAtcttgattttgatttgaCTTTGTGTGGCTCAACTTTAAGAGCTCCTCATTGTTGCCATTTGCAATATATGGAGAATATGGACTCTATTGCCTCATTGGTTATGGCCATTGTGgtaaatgaagaagaagaagaagagaattttGATCAAAGCAACAACAATGATGCTTCTTTGCAAAAACATAAGAGGAAAAGATTGTGGGGTTTGGTAGTTTGTCACAACACAACTCCTAGATTTGTCCCTTTCCCTCTTAGATATGCTTGTGAATTTCTAGCTCAAGTTTTTGCCATTCATGTCAACAAGGAATTGGAGTTAGAGAATcaaattttggagaaaaatatCTTGAGAACACAAACACTTTTATGTGACATGTTAATGCGTGATGCTCCTTTAGGGATTGTGTCAAGAACTCCTAATATAATGGATCTTGTCAAATCTGATGGAGCTGCATTATTGTACAATAACAAGGTATGGAGATTAGGGATAACCCCTACTGATTTTCATCTTCAAGATATTGCTTCGTGGATTTTGGAGTATCATATGGATTCCACTGGTTTGAGTACTGATAGCTTGTATGATGCCGGGTACCCCGGCGCGCTTGCACTTGGCGACGTGGTGTGTGGGATGGCTGCTGTGAGAATATCTTCCAACGACATGATTTTCTGGTTTCGATCGCACACTGCATCGGAGATTCGGTGGGGTGGGGCGAAGCATGAGCCGGGTGAGAAGGATGATGGAAGGAAAATGCATCCAAGATCATCTTTTAAGGCCTTTCTTGAAGTGGTTAAGACAAGGAGTTTGCCATGGAAGGACTTTGAAATGGATGCAATTCATTCTTTGCAACTTATACTAAGAAATACTTTTAAAGATAGAGATGATCATATGAGTGAGATTCATAGAAAATCAATACAAACAACACTCAGTGATCTTAAGATTCTTGATGGGAGGCAAGAATTGGAATCAGTAACAAGTGAGATGGTTAGGTTGATTGAAACAGCCACAGTTCCAATTTTGGCTGTTGATGTTGATGGGCTTGTGAATGGTTGGAACTCAAAAATTGCTGAATTGACTGGACTTTCGGTTGACAAAGCCATTGGCAAGAATTTGCTCACATTAGTGAAAGATTCTTCTGTTGAAATTGTCAAGAAGATGTTGGTCTTGGCATTGCAAG GTCAAGAGGAAAAAAACGTTCAATTCGAGATAAAAACACACAACGTGGACATCAATTCGGGCTCGATAAGCCTAATAGTAAATGCTTGTGCAAGCAAAGACTTAAGTGAAAATGTGGTGGGAGTATGCTTTGTAGCACAAGACATAACATGTCAAAAGATAGTAATGGACAAATTCACAAAACTACAAGGTGATTACAAAGCCATAGTACAAAACCCTAACCCACTAATCCCTCCAATATTTGGGTTGGATGAATTTGGTTGGTGCACAGAATGGAACTTAGCAATGACAAAACTAAGTGGATGGTCTCGTGAATCAGTTGTCAACAAAATGCTTTTAGGAGAAGTTTTTGGAACACAATTAAACAACTCGTCATCATGTTGTTGCCAACTCAAGAATCAAGAAGCATTTGTGAATCTTGGGATTGTGTTGAACAATGCAATGAGTGGACAAGATCCtgaaaagaatatttcatttggtttttatGGAAGAAATGGGATGTTTGTGGAATGTCTATTATGTGTCAATAAGATATTGGATAGAGATGGTGCAGTTATTGgggttttttgtttcttgcaACTTGCAAGTCAAGAATTGCAACAAGCTTTGAGTATTCAAAAATTGTGTGAGAGAACTGCTTCAAATAGGTTGAAGGCATTGGGATATATGAAGAGGCAGATTCAAAATCCACTGTGCGGGATTATTTTTTCAAGGAAAATGTTGCAACAAACTCAGTTGGGAGTGGAACAGAAGCAACTTTTGATCAATAGTGTTAATTGTCAAAGGCAAATCTCCAAGGTTCTTGACGAGTCTCATGATCTTGATCATATTATTCAAGG AGTGATTGAATTAGAAATGGTTGAGTTTTCATTATATGAAGTATTGGTAGTAGCAATAAGTCAAGTGATGATGAAGAGCAAAGGAAAAGGCattcaaatagaaaatgaagttgGAGAAGAGATAATGTGTGAGACATTATATGGAGACAATTTGAGAGTTCAGCAAATAATGGCTGATTTCTTGTTGATATCAGTTCATTATGCACCAACAGGTGGCCAACTTATGCTTTCAACAACTTTTACTAATAAGGATCATTTTAGGAACTCACtacatcttcttcatcttgaATTCAG gaTAACATATGTTGGAGGAGGCATACCAGAATCATTGTTGAATGAGATGTTTGGAAATGATAATATGGATCATGAGGATTCATCTGAAGAAGGTTATAGCCTGTTCATAAGTAGAAAACTTGTGAAGATGATGAATGGAGATGTGAGATATGTGAGAGAAGCTGCCAAATCAACCTTCATTATAACTCTCCAACTTGCTGCTGCTGCTcataagtaa